A window of Infirmifilum lucidum contains these coding sequences:
- the pyrE gene encoding orotate phosphoribosyltransferase, translating to MRVEELLWSIGAVQRGVFKLSSGRISNVYIDLRKLPSHPREFKLVVDALSREALNYSFNIVCGIAVGGLPLATGVALALSKPLIYVRRDRKDHGTMKQLEGDFEPGAKAILVDDVATTGGSLLEALKVLRSSGLIADTALVVVDREEGAREALEAEGVRLVGLTTLKRVLEVGASVQG from the coding sequence ATGAGGGTTGAGGAGCTGCTCTGGAGCATCGGCGCCGTGCAGAGAGGAGTCTTCAAGCTTTCCTCGGGGAGGATCAGCAACGTCTACATAGACTTGAGGAAACTGCCCTCCCACCCGCGGGAGTTCAAACTAGTGGTGGACGCGCTGTCGCGCGAGGCCCTAAACTACAGTTTCAACATCGTCTGCGGCATTGCGGTCGGAGGGCTGCCGCTAGCAACGGGCGTGGCCTTAGCCCTCTCGAAGCCCCTCATATATGTCAGGAGAGACAGGAAGGATCACGGCACGATGAAGCAGCTTGAGGGGGACTTTGAGCCAGGTGCCAAGGCCATTCTCGTCGACGACGTTGCCACGACAGGAGGCTCCCTACTCGAGGCCTTGAAGGTTCTGAGGTCTAGCGGCCTGATCGCTGATACTGCGCTAGTTGTGGTCGACAGGGAGGAGGGGGCACGCGAGGCGCTGGAGGCCGAGGGAGTCAGACTCGTGGGCCTCACTACCCTGAAGAGGGTGCTTGAGGTGGGAGCAAGTGTTCAAGGGTAG
- a CDS encoding 8-oxo-dGTP diphosphatase yields MPTLATLTFIVHDGKVLLIRKKSGFGAGKVNGIGGKVEPGETPEDAAGREVLEEVGLSIMSTDSAGLLYFYSSGSEPDWVVYVFRAYSFEGRPLSTVEADPVWVPLKSIPFDEMWEDDRHWLPHVLAGYTVEGHFYFDENYSKLLRFRLKIG; encoded by the coding sequence ATGCCCACCCTAGCCACTCTCACTTTCATAGTCCACGACGGGAAAGTGCTCCTAATCAGGAAGAAGAGCGGCTTCGGCGCGGGCAAGGTGAACGGCATCGGAGGAAAGGTGGAGCCCGGCGAAACTCCAGAGGATGCGGCGGGGCGCGAAGTACTCGAGGAGGTTGGTCTCAGTATTATGAGTACCGATAGCGCCGGCTTGCTCTACTTCTACTCCTCGGGCAGCGAACCCGACTGGGTAGTGTACGTGTTCCGGGCCTACTCGTTCGAGGGGAGGCCTCTGAGCACTGTGGAGGCGGATCCGGTCTGGGTGCCTCTCAAGTCCATACCCTTCGATGAAATGTGGGAGGACGACAGGCACTGGCTCCCCCACGTCCTTGCAGGCTACACCGTGGAGGGCCACTTCTACTTCGATGAAAACTACTCAAAACTGCTAAGGTTTAGATTGAAAATAGGGTAG
- a CDS encoding orotidine 5'-phosphate decarboxylase translates to MPEKLEHISKLKGSWVILALDYARGNSPLAYWSELLHRTTGLVAGVKVGLPALLRAGPTGISELVQSFGDELYFLADFKLADIGDVVLEELSILEEMGFDGAIVHLFPRCLDRLPLNALDVYGLVSMTCPRSLVDEHMGELLDYASTLRLKGLVVAATKPDAIRRARERFRHAVILSPGVGVQGAPPASALSAGADYEIVGRSVVLSEDPVRELTRIVEAQRAVKHEG, encoded by the coding sequence TTGCCCGAGAAGCTGGAACACATAAGTAAGCTGAAGGGCTCGTGGGTTATCCTGGCGCTCGACTACGCTAGGGGTAACAGCCCCCTAGCCTACTGGAGCGAGCTACTGCACAGGACTACTGGCCTCGTAGCCGGGGTGAAGGTGGGCCTCCCAGCACTTCTGAGAGCGGGGCCTACAGGTATCTCTGAACTCGTCCAGAGCTTCGGCGATGAGCTCTACTTCCTAGCGGACTTTAAACTGGCGGACATCGGCGACGTCGTGCTCGAGGAGCTCTCCATCTTAGAGGAGATGGGCTTCGACGGGGCAATAGTCCACCTCTTTCCACGCTGCCTGGACAGGCTACCGCTGAACGCCCTAGACGTCTACGGGCTAGTCTCGATGACCTGCCCTAGAAGCCTGGTCGACGAGCACATGGGGGAGTTGCTGGACTACGCATCCACGCTGCGCCTGAAGGGCCTAGTAGTGGCGGCAACTAAGCCAGATGCTATCCGGAGGGCCCGGGAGAGGTTTAGACACGCCGTGATACTCTCGCCTGGAGTCGGAGTCCAGGGAGCGCCCCCAGCCTCGGCCCTCTCTGCCGGGGCAGACTACGAGATAGTTGGAAGGTCTGTCGTCCTATCTGAAGACCCTGTGCGGGAGCTTACGAGAATAGTGGAGGCCCAGAGGGCGGTGAAGCATGAGGGTTGA
- the nrfD gene encoding NrfD/PsrC family molybdoenzyme membrane anchor subunit — MSFQEVWSPFLIGSFLWFAGIAGMGSVAYALLRLYRVEEKLRELSLVLFASIVLALVFVVADLSRPLNMPLAILGSLASGVFIAKLAVSWMTLGISLLSILLVLTLALALRHTAVPALSKFTDNKYFLALLALVGLLVTLYSGFLISSAPGVPFWNTALIPVLWLISASICAIAVLKILVHEEKLSRILTTSSLALDAAELIAIAALLNVALYSGSIAAKISARALLAGELAAPFWAGVVVLGVLAPLVLGFMLLKKEDRRLALAAAVLALIGALVLRILVIQAGVFEVVGL; from the coding sequence ATGAGCTTCCAGGAGGTTTGGAGCCCATTCCTGATAGGATCCTTCCTGTGGTTCGCAGGGATCGCCGGGATGGGTAGCGTAGCGTACGCGCTCCTACGGCTCTACAGGGTCGAGGAGAAGCTGAGAGAGCTATCGCTAGTCCTCTTCGCGAGCATAGTACTGGCGCTGGTCTTCGTAGTCGCGGACCTCTCCAGGCCTCTTAACATGCCGCTAGCAATTCTGGGCTCTCTAGCCAGCGGAGTCTTCATAGCGAAACTAGCCGTGTCCTGGATGACGCTTGGTATAAGCCTCCTGTCAATCCTCCTAGTCCTCACGCTAGCCCTGGCCCTGAGGCACACCGCGGTGCCGGCTCTATCCAAGTTTACGGACAACAAGTACTTCCTGGCCCTCCTCGCCCTAGTAGGGTTGCTAGTAACGCTGTACAGTGGGTTCCTCATCTCCTCGGCCCCAGGAGTCCCGTTCTGGAACACCGCTCTCATCCCAGTCCTGTGGCTCATAAGCGCCTCTATCTGCGCAATAGCCGTGCTCAAGATACTCGTGCACGAGGAGAAGCTGTCACGCATCCTCACGACTTCGAGTCTGGCCCTCGACGCGGCAGAACTCATAGCCATAGCGGCGCTACTCAACGTTGCCCTCTACTCAGGTAGCATTGCCGCTAAGATCAGCGCTAGGGCACTCCTGGCTGGCGAGCTGGCCGCGCCGTTCTGGGCTGGAGTAGTCGTGCTTGGCGTCCTAGCACCCCTAGTGCTGGGCTTCATGTTGCTCAAGAAGGAGGACAGGCGCCTCGCACTCGCAGCGGCAGTACTTGCCCTCATTGGCGCCCTCGTACTGAGAATACTTGTGATCCAGGCAGGAGTGTTCGAAGTAGTGGGTCTCTAA
- the pyrB gene encoding aspartate carbamoyltransferase, with protein sequence MFKGRDVLSILDFTREELEELFSETDRMLSDPARYRGELSGYILATAFFEPSTRTRLSFQTAMLRLGGSYIDLGELERSSVAKGENFADTIRMLDSYADVIVVRHRLEGAARYAAEIAEAPVVNAGDGRKHHPTQAMLDLYTVRSAKGRIDGLTYGVLGDLRFGRAAASFILALSVYRPRKVYLISPQLLRARQEVLEALERAGVSYEEVSDLDSVLPELDVLYVTRIQKERFPDPAEYEKVRGSYVVTARALATAKEDLIVMHPLPRVDEIAPDVDSTKRAYYFKQAELGVWVRMALLRLILKG encoded by the coding sequence GTGTTCAAGGGTAGGGACGTCCTCTCAATACTCGACTTCACTCGCGAGGAACTCGAAGAGCTCTTCTCGGAGACCGACAGGATGCTCTCAGACCCGGCGAGGTACAGGGGGGAGCTCTCCGGCTACATACTTGCAACGGCCTTTTTCGAGCCGAGCACGAGGACGAGGCTTAGCTTCCAGACCGCCATGCTGAGGCTCGGAGGCTCCTACATTGACTTAGGGGAGCTCGAGAGGAGCTCGGTTGCAAAGGGCGAGAACTTCGCGGACACTATAAGGATGCTCGACTCGTACGCCGACGTCATAGTCGTGCGCCACAGGCTGGAGGGGGCGGCGAGGTACGCGGCTGAGATAGCCGAAGCCCCCGTGGTAAATGCTGGCGACGGCAGGAAGCACCACCCAACCCAGGCCATGCTCGACTTGTACACTGTGAGGAGTGCCAAAGGCAGGATTGACGGGCTCACCTACGGGGTTCTCGGGGATCTGAGGTTCGGCCGGGCTGCTGCCAGCTTCATCCTCGCCCTCTCGGTATACAGGCCGAGGAAAGTGTACCTCATCTCGCCCCAGCTGCTTAGAGCTAGGCAGGAGGTTCTAGAAGCTCTAGAGAGGGCTGGCGTGAGCTACGAGGAGGTGAGCGACCTCGATAGCGTGCTGCCGGAGCTCGATGTCCTCTACGTAACCAGGATCCAGAAGGAACGCTTCCCCGACCCCGCCGAGTACGAGAAAGTCAGGGGCAGCTACGTGGTTACGGCTAGAGCTCTAGCAACGGCGAAGGAGGATCTCATCGTCATGCACCCGTTGCCAAGGGTGGACGAGATAGCCCCTGACGTGGACTCCACTAAGCGTGCCTACTACTTCAAGCAGGCTGAGCTGGGCGTGTGGGTGAGGATGGCCCTCCTGAGGCTGATCCTTAAGGGGTGA
- a CDS encoding aspartyl protease family protein — MGYVRVKVLVGSPDRTRVEEVVFLADTGAYYTVLPSELAESLSIKPMARAELLLADKRVVEAQLSYAYIKVGEREGVLPVAIMDVPEPVLGVTAMEGLGIKVDPVTGRVEYTRPYGLAMFITENTLFGSRNLHCS; from the coding sequence GTGGGATATGTTAGGGTGAAGGTTCTAGTAGGTTCTCCCGATAGGACTAGAGTTGAAGAGGTAGTATTTCTAGCTGACACAGGGGCATACTATACTGTATTACCTTCAGAGCTAGCTGAGAGTTTAAGTATAAAACCAATGGCAAGGGCTGAACTCTTGTTAGCAGACAAGCGGGTGGTGGAGGCTCAGCTGTCCTATGCGTACATAAAGGTGGGTGAGAGGGAGGGTGTACTGCCGGTAGCCATAATGGATGTCCCTGAGCCAGTACTTGGTGTGACGGCTATGGAGGGGTTGGGGATAAAAGTCGACCCCGTTACAGGAAGGGTAGAGTACACAAGACCATATGGCTTGGCCATGTTTATAACTGAAAACACTTTGTTCGGCTCTAGGAACCTTCATTGCTCTTAG